Proteins encoded in a region of the Paenibacillus sp. E222 genome:
- a CDS encoding PAS domain S-box protein: protein MSIKTKLSMIMSCSVLVILVLNIALSYYTTEENLRQDSETKMVLTAKQIAIAVEQSQSSSEYVKRQIGNNLWLASVMAAEELDPNINNITNEDLVRMSEKVGVSHISLMEQTDDDIVVTRSSDPKEIGLSTKSMTYWYQAFKQLFENNQVTISQGQKLDHFWSDGFEYSTSNPSDVDIWGYYHDGKRNYIINPFYNNAAVDDYVKISGPDEILNKIREVNPSILEITGINPLTFGSSSMSNDGRDTNHNKLNNRPIRFGTYQYGAAEEDHKAVVRAIRTGQNVSFVSETHEQKVLKSFIPIFTPNESSYVISIVMDYKQISSMVSEQLVSHASISLVLLEIVIFGSYLLAGYITRPIQSILGKVNDVADGHFDFRLKVRRKDELGQLANRINAMIRNLGHYTNRLKQMYEENRAVKEHLESIINQTADAIHITDLDGNVLRVNRAFEQLYGWRSREVEGRKLKIIPPGTEEEMEEQHAQLIEGMSITSNETTWMKKDGSRVEVSVSTAPVRDEAGEITALISVSRDITSRNRMEELLRRSEKLTTVGQLAAGVAHEIRNPLTTLRGFLQLQQETNKLNHRHLDLMLSELDRINLIVGEFLILAKPQAVHFQERDIRFILGDVISLLDSQAHLHGVEFILNASSDSAMVHCEENQLKQVFINLLKNGMEAMPDGGNIRIKLNPDQENSRVRIEIKDEGTGIPEELMPKLGEPFFTSKESGTGLGLMVSQRIIQSHKGMMDIKSVMNKGTTVIIDLPASQQQTERTEEEHKTDNEPTDEEN, encoded by the coding sequence TTGTCTATTAAAACGAAATTATCCATGATTATGTCGTGCTCGGTGCTCGTCATTTTGGTTTTGAATATAGCACTGAGTTATTATACTACAGAAGAGAATCTAAGGCAGGACAGCGAAACCAAGATGGTGCTTACAGCCAAACAGATTGCAATTGCTGTCGAACAGAGTCAGTCCAGTTCGGAATATGTAAAACGACAAATTGGGAACAATCTATGGCTGGCCTCTGTAATGGCAGCGGAAGAGCTGGACCCGAATATTAATAATATCACAAATGAAGACCTGGTTCGCATGAGTGAAAAAGTCGGTGTCTCCCACATTTCGTTGATGGAGCAAACGGATGATGATATTGTGGTTACCCGGTCCTCCGATCCAAAGGAGATTGGATTGTCTACCAAATCCATGACGTACTGGTATCAGGCATTTAAACAGCTGTTCGAAAATAATCAGGTTACGATTTCACAGGGACAGAAATTGGACCATTTTTGGTCAGATGGATTCGAATACTCTACGTCCAATCCGTCAGATGTTGATATCTGGGGTTACTATCATGATGGGAAGAGGAATTACATAATCAATCCCTTCTATAATAATGCCGCTGTTGACGACTATGTGAAGATCTCTGGTCCAGACGAGATTTTGAATAAGATTCGTGAAGTGAATCCTTCGATTCTGGAGATTACGGGCATTAATCCATTGACCTTCGGTAGCTCGAGCATGAGTAATGACGGAAGGGATACGAACCATAACAAGTTGAATAACAGGCCAATTCGTTTTGGTACCTATCAATATGGTGCCGCAGAAGAGGATCACAAGGCGGTGGTACGGGCAATTCGTACTGGGCAGAATGTATCCTTTGTCAGTGAAACTCATGAACAGAAAGTGCTCAAAAGTTTCATTCCGATATTCACCCCCAATGAATCATCATATGTGATTAGTATTGTCATGGACTATAAGCAAATATCCTCAATGGTATCGGAACAACTGGTTAGCCATGCCTCGATTTCGCTTGTTTTGCTGGAGATTGTGATCTTTGGCAGCTATTTGCTCGCAGGCTACATTACGCGTCCTATTCAATCTATTTTGGGCAAAGTGAATGATGTGGCTGACGGTCACTTTGATTTCCGTCTCAAAGTGAGAAGGAAAGATGAACTGGGGCAATTAGCGAATCGCATTAATGCCATGATTCGTAATTTAGGACATTATACGAATCGTCTGAAACAGATGTATGAAGAAAATCGTGCGGTAAAAGAGCATTTGGAATCGATCATTAACCAAACGGCAGACGCGATTCATATTACGGATCTGGATGGAAATGTTTTGCGGGTGAATCGTGCCTTTGAGCAGTTGTACGGCTGGCGCAGTCGTGAAGTGGAAGGCCGCAAATTGAAGATTATCCCTCCTGGTACTGAAGAGGAGATGGAAGAGCAGCATGCCCAGTTGATTGAGGGTATGTCTATTACTTCCAATGAAACGACGTGGATGAAGAAGGATGGCAGCCGTGTCGAAGTCAGTGTGAGTACAGCACCAGTTCGGGATGAAGCAGGCGAGATTACCGCATTGATCAGCGTATCAAGGGATATTACCAGCCGTAACCGTATGGAGGAGTTGCTCAGACGTTCCGAGAAACTGACGACGGTAGGCCAGCTGGCAGCCGGTGTTGCGCATGAGATACGTAATCCGCTTACGACCCTGCGTGGGTTCCTTCAGCTCCAACAAGAGACGAACAAGCTTAATCATCGACACTTGGACTTGATGCTGTCCGAGCTGGATCGAATTAATCTTATTGTGGGTGAGTTTCTGATACTTGCCAAACCACAGGCGGTTCATTTTCAAGAGCGGGATATTCGCTTCATTCTGGGAGATGTTATATCATTGCTGGACAGTCAGGCACATCTGCATGGTGTGGAATTTATACTGAATGCTTCATCCGATTCAGCTATGGTACACTGTGAAGAGAACCAGTTGAAGCAGGTCTTCATTAACTTGCTGAAGAACGGCATGGAGGCTATGCCAGACGGGGGTAATATTCGAATTAAACTCAATCCTGACCAAGAGAACAGTCGGGTTCGGATTGAAATTAAGGATGAAGGCACTGGAATTCCAGAAGAATTAATGCCCAAGCTGGGGGAACCATTCTTTACAAGCAAGGAATCGGGAACAGGGCTTGGCCTGATGGTCAGCCAGCGCATTATTCAATCACATAAGGGCATGATGGATATCAAAAGCGTCATGAACAAGGGGACGACCGTCATTATCGACCTGCCTGCCTCCCAACAGCAAACGGAGCGTACAGAGGAAGAGCATAAGACGGACAATGAACCTACAGACGAAGAGAACTAG
- the tadA gene encoding tRNA adenosine(34) deaminase TadA, producing the protein MKDDVLQPDLTHLSEEAQHEHWMREAIAEAYKAEALGEVPIGAVIVQHNRIIGRGYNLRETTLDSTAHAEMVAIRQASEAIGAWRLLDCSLYVTLEPCPMCAGAIVQSRVPRVIYGTADPKAGCAGTLMNLLQEPRFNHRTEVVADILQPECSTMLTQFFRRLRKK; encoded by the coding sequence ATGAAGGACGATGTTCTCCAACCTGATCTTACACATCTCTCGGAGGAAGCTCAGCACGAGCACTGGATGCGTGAAGCCATTGCTGAAGCGTACAAAGCAGAAGCACTCGGGGAAGTACCGATTGGGGCTGTAATTGTTCAACATAATCGCATTATTGGTCGTGGATATAACCTGCGTGAGACGACACTTGATTCCACAGCACATGCGGAGATGGTAGCCATCCGGCAGGCAAGTGAAGCCATCGGTGCATGGCGACTGCTGGATTGCAGTCTGTACGTCACACTGGAGCCCTGTCCCATGTGTGCAGGTGCCATTGTGCAATCCAGAGTGCCTCGAGTCATATATGGTACCGCTGACCCCAAGGCCGGATGTGCAGGAACGCTGATGAATCTGCTGCAGGAACCTCGTTTTAATCATCGAACCGAAGTAGTAGCTGACATTCTTCAACCAGAGTGCTCCACTATGCTGACTCAATTTTTCCGGCGTTTACGCAAAAAATAG
- a CDS encoding GNAT family N-acetyltransferase — translation MPLTLYDTPKGISLRLLHSQDTEAYLALIQITRLPYQAVEPIRDDEFYTLHAQTRRIQDRMQAAEEGTGYQFGIFTIDDGILIGQVSLNNVVQGVANYADMGYFIHPDYQGGGRMTAAVKLAVSYAFRALKLNRVQAAILLSNTGSKRVLEKNGFQAEGIARKYLKINGEYQDHQIYAVLAEDLGESLQ, via the coding sequence ATGCCGCTTACACTGTACGACACACCAAAAGGAATAAGTCTCCGTCTACTTCATTCACAAGACACGGAGGCATATCTTGCTCTTATCCAAATCACACGTCTTCCCTACCAAGCTGTGGAGCCTATCCGGGATGATGAATTCTATACGCTGCATGCGCAAACCAGACGCATTCAGGATAGAATGCAGGCGGCCGAGGAAGGAACAGGTTATCAATTCGGAATTTTTACAATCGACGATGGTATTCTCATCGGTCAGGTTAGCTTGAACAATGTCGTTCAGGGCGTTGCCAATTATGCGGACATGGGATACTTTATCCATCCAGACTACCAAGGCGGCGGACGAATGACCGCAGCCGTGAAGCTCGCTGTATCCTACGCCTTCCGTGCCCTGAAGTTAAATCGTGTTCAGGCAGCTATTCTGTTGTCCAATACCGGTTCCAAACGTGTTCTGGAGAAGAACGGCTTTCAGGCTGAGGGCATTGCGCGTAAATATCTCAAGATTAACGGAGAGTATCAGGATCATCAGATCTACGCTGTGCTGGCCGAGGACTTGGGTGAATCTTTACAGTAA
- a CDS encoding small acid-soluble spore protein P has protein sequence MSKPKTTPVPEAQANVQHRKPEEHSSMQEPLSGSKKVKNQNHVDHNNPQG, from the coding sequence ATGAGCAAACCCAAAACAACACCTGTGCCTGAAGCTCAGGCTAATGTGCAGCACCGAAAACCTGAAGAGCATTCTTCCATGCAGGAACCGTTGTCCGGCTCCAAAAAAGTGAAAAACCAGAATCATGTGGATCATAACAATCCACAAGGCTAA
- the serS gene encoding serine--tRNA ligase: MLDVKILRNEYARVEEALTKRGKSLDLIAGFTDMDAKRRELLQESENLKSRRNTVSGEVAKLKKSGENADELILEMREVSDRIKAMDEEVRELEVKINDLTMAIPNIPNESVPVGASEDDNVEIRRWEEPKSFSFTPKAHWEIAQDLDILDFEAAAKVTGSRFTFYKGLGARLERALINFMMDLHSDQHGYEEILPPYIVNRDSLFGTGQLPKFEEDLFKLKDTEYYLIPTAEVPVTNYHREEILNADQLPKHFVAYSSCFRSEAGSAGRDTRGLIRQHQFNKVELLKLSSPETSYEELENMTQNAERVLQLLGLPYRVLTLCTADMGFTSAKTYDIEVWLPESNTYREISSCSNCEDFQARRANIRFRREPKAKPEFVHTLNGSGLAVGRTVAAILENYQQEDGTVVIPEALRPYMGGVSVIARRS, translated from the coding sequence GTGCTTGATGTGAAAATATTGCGGAATGAGTACGCACGTGTTGAAGAAGCGTTGACGAAACGTGGCAAATCGCTGGATCTAATCGCCGGGTTCACGGACATGGATGCCAAGCGTCGTGAGTTGCTGCAAGAGAGTGAAAACCTGAAAAGTCGCCGGAATACGGTATCCGGAGAAGTTGCCAAGCTTAAAAAGAGTGGTGAAAATGCCGACGAGTTGATTCTTGAGATGCGTGAAGTCTCTGATCGGATCAAAGCAATGGATGAAGAAGTGCGTGAGTTGGAAGTGAAGATCAACGATCTGACTATGGCGATTCCGAATATTCCTAACGAGAGTGTACCTGTAGGTGCGTCCGAAGATGATAATGTGGAGATTCGTCGTTGGGAAGAGCCAAAGTCCTTTTCATTTACGCCAAAAGCACACTGGGAAATCGCACAGGATCTCGACATTCTTGATTTTGAAGCGGCTGCCAAAGTAACCGGCTCCCGTTTTACCTTTTATAAAGGGCTGGGTGCACGTTTGGAACGCGCTTTGATCAACTTTATGATGGATCTGCACAGCGATCAGCATGGGTATGAAGAGATTCTGCCGCCATACATCGTTAACCGTGACAGCTTGTTTGGGACAGGTCAACTGCCGAAATTCGAGGAAGACCTGTTCAAGCTGAAAGATACCGAGTATTATTTGATCCCTACCGCTGAAGTTCCGGTAACGAACTATCATCGCGAAGAGATTTTGAATGCAGACCAACTGCCCAAACACTTTGTGGCATACAGCTCATGTTTCCGATCCGAAGCAGGTTCTGCTGGACGGGATACACGCGGCTTGATTCGTCAGCACCAGTTCAATAAAGTTGAGTTGTTGAAACTGTCTTCTCCTGAGACCTCTTATGAGGAATTGGAGAACATGACCCAAAATGCGGAGCGTGTGCTTCAATTACTGGGGCTGCCTTACCGTGTACTGACGTTGTGTACAGCAGATATGGGCTTCACGTCTGCCAAAACGTATGACATCGAGGTCTGGTTGCCAGAAAGCAATACGTATCGTGAAATCTCGTCTTGCTCCAACTGTGAAGACTTCCAAGCACGTCGGGCTAATATCCGTTTCCGTAGAGAGCCAAAAGCGAAACCGGAATTCGTCCATACGTTAAATGGTTCAGGACTGGCAGTAGGGCGTACCGTAGCTGCTATTCTGGAGAACTACCAACAAGAAGATGGAACAGTGGTTATTCCTGAAGCACTGCGTCCTTACATGGGCGGAGTCAGCGTGATTGCCCGTCGTTCCTAA
- the pdxT gene encoding pyridoxal 5'-phosphate synthase glutaminase subunit PdxT, producing the protein MKIGVLALQGAVTEHIRSIERAGAEGMAIKQVQQLEELDGLILPGGESTTIGKLMRKYGFMEAIRAFAAEGKPVFGTCAGLIVMAKHIAGQEEAHLELMDMTVSRNAFGRQRESFETDLPVKGIKETVRAVFIRAPLIESVGEEVEVLSTYKDEIVTARQGHLLACSYHPELTDDYRLHAYFVDMARSYKQPVQNQ; encoded by the coding sequence ATGAAGATCGGCGTTTTAGCACTTCAAGGGGCAGTCACCGAGCATATTCGCAGTATTGAACGGGCTGGCGCAGAAGGAATGGCTATTAAACAGGTACAGCAACTTGAGGAGCTGGATGGGTTGATTCTTCCTGGCGGTGAGAGTACCACGATTGGCAAACTGATGCGCAAATATGGTTTCATGGAGGCCATTCGAGCATTCGCTGCTGAGGGTAAACCGGTATTCGGCACCTGTGCTGGTTTGATTGTTATGGCCAAACATATTGCAGGACAAGAGGAAGCTCATCTGGAGCTAATGGATATGACCGTCTCCAGAAATGCATTTGGACGGCAGAGGGAAAGCTTTGAAACGGATCTCCCGGTAAAAGGCATTAAGGAGACGGTAAGGGCTGTGTTCATCCGGGCACCCCTGATTGAGAGTGTAGGAGAAGAGGTAGAAGTTCTCTCCACTTACAAGGATGAGATTGTTACTGCTCGCCAAGGGCATCTGCTGGCTTGCTCCTATCACCCTGAGCTGACAGATGATTATCGACTGCATGCATACTTTGTGGACATGGCTAGGTCGTATAAACAGCCTGTACAGAACCAATAG
- a CDS encoding D-alanyl-D-alanine carboxypeptidase family protein, which produces MKAKQMNKKKRQMLKKSVASVMLINMLCMSAVMPVMAAANDSGQVLTAAATTTKTGKAVDIPSADSLGLDVKSAILMEASTGQILLNVNADKAMPPASMTKMMTEYIVAEQVKQGKFSWDDVVTIKKNAAESTGSRIFLAEGDQHTIKELYIAMAVGSANDATVALAEHIAGSEQAFVKMMNDEAKRMGMKDSYFINSTGLDRADMPADFRPAEDKEIVMSARDAAILCRYIIMDHPDYKDFTTIQSYKFRPNDKDPIINYNWMLEANKNITNFKSYAYEGLDGMKTGHTTNAGNNFTGTAERNGMRLISVVMGTDSEPARFRETKKVLDFGFNNFEVKQAVAAKTKVTGWEAVALKKGKETTVPVVTDNAVSFVVPKGTQNLDVTFKANVTEADKLVAPIKAGTKVGTVTYTYKAEGIEPQEKTVNLITAEEAEKGGWFRLFFRAVKDFFVDLFDGIKNLF; this is translated from the coding sequence TTGAAAGCCAAACAAATGAATAAGAAAAAACGTCAAATGCTCAAAAAAAGCGTAGCCTCGGTTATGCTGATTAATATGCTCTGCATGTCTGCGGTAATGCCTGTTATGGCTGCTGCAAACGATTCGGGGCAGGTGTTGACCGCGGCAGCTACAACAACGAAGACAGGAAAAGCTGTGGACATTCCTTCGGCAGACTCACTGGGACTCGATGTTAAATCAGCCATACTGATGGAGGCTTCAACGGGCCAGATTTTGCTCAATGTGAATGCGGATAAAGCTATGCCGCCAGCCAGCATGACCAAAATGATGACCGAGTACATTGTGGCTGAACAGGTTAAACAGGGAAAGTTTAGTTGGGATGATGTTGTTACAATCAAAAAGAACGCTGCAGAAAGTACTGGCTCACGCATTTTCCTCGCAGAAGGTGATCAGCATACTATTAAGGAACTATATATCGCCATGGCTGTAGGATCAGCCAATGATGCTACAGTGGCCTTGGCTGAGCACATCGCTGGTTCTGAACAAGCTTTTGTCAAAATGATGAATGATGAAGCGAAGCGTATGGGAATGAAAGATAGCTATTTCATCAACTCAACAGGTTTGGATCGGGCAGATATGCCTGCAGATTTCCGTCCAGCTGAGGACAAAGAAATCGTTATGTCGGCACGGGATGCGGCCATTTTATGCAGATATATCATCATGGATCACCCGGACTACAAAGATTTTACAACCATTCAATCCTATAAATTCCGTCCCAATGACAAAGATCCAATTATTAACTATAACTGGATGCTGGAAGCGAATAAAAATATAACCAACTTCAAAAGCTATGCTTATGAGGGTCTGGACGGGATGAAAACGGGCCATACCACGAACGCTGGGAATAACTTTACCGGTACGGCTGAGCGTAATGGCATGCGTCTGATCAGTGTTGTTATGGGGACCGATTCGGAGCCGGCACGTTTCAGAGAAACGAAGAAAGTATTGGACTTCGGATTCAACAATTTTGAAGTGAAACAGGCGGTTGCTGCCAAAACTAAAGTCACAGGCTGGGAAGCTGTAGCTTTGAAAAAAGGGAAGGAAACAACTGTACCTGTTGTGACGGATAATGCAGTAAGTTTCGTTGTACCTAAAGGTACCCAAAACCTGGATGTCACGTTTAAAGCCAATGTAACTGAAGCTGATAAGCTAGTTGCTCCAATCAAGGCCGGAACCAAGGTTGGGACGGTTACTTATACCTACAAAGCAGAGGGAATTGAGCCTCAGGAGAAGACAGTCAACCTCATCACCGCAGAAGAAGCCGAAAAAGGCGGTTGGTTCCGTCTCTTCTTCCGTGCAGTGAAAGATTTCTTCGTTGATCTGTTTGATGGCATCAAAAACCTGTTCTAA
- the guaB gene encoding IMP dehydrogenase, protein MWEDKFGKEGFTFDDVLLVPRKSETLPKEVDVSVRLSDSVKLNIPLISAGMDTVTEATLAIAIAREGGIGIIHKNMSVEQQAEEVDRVKRSESGVITNPFSLTAEHLVSDAEAVMAKYRISGVPIVEGDQKLVGILTNRDLRFIHDFSIKISEVMTRENLVTAPVGTTLQEAEGILQKHKIEKLPLVDESNTLKGLITIKDIEKAIQFPNAAKDAQGRLLVGAAIGISKDTFERADALVQAGVDLITVDSAHGHHINIIDAVRQLRERFPNLTIVAGNVATGDATRELIEAGASVVKVGIGPGSICTTRVIAGIGVPQVTAVYDCANVAREYGVPIIADGGIKYSGEITKALAAGAHAVMLGSLFAGTAESPGETEIFQGRSYKVYRGMGSMAAMKQGSKDRYFQDDDKKLVPEGIEGRVAYKGPLSDTIHQLIGGLRSGMGYCGTSSLEQLRNNTQFIRITGAGLRESHPHDVQITKEAPNYSL, encoded by the coding sequence GTGTGGGAAGATAAATTTGGTAAGGAAGGTTTCACCTTCGACGATGTACTGCTGGTGCCCCGGAAATCCGAGACACTGCCTAAAGAAGTGGACGTATCTGTTCGTTTGAGTGACAGCGTAAAACTGAATATTCCTTTGATTAGTGCTGGTATGGATACTGTTACTGAAGCGACATTGGCTATTGCTATTGCCCGTGAAGGCGGTATTGGTATCATTCATAAAAATATGTCTGTTGAGCAGCAAGCGGAGGAAGTGGATCGGGTTAAGCGTTCTGAGAGTGGTGTTATTACCAACCCGTTCTCATTGACAGCGGAACATCTGGTTTCTGATGCAGAAGCGGTTATGGCGAAATATCGTATTTCCGGTGTACCGATTGTTGAAGGAGATCAAAAGCTTGTTGGTATCCTGACAAATCGTGACTTGCGTTTCATCCACGACTTCTCCATTAAAATCAGCGAAGTCATGACACGTGAGAATCTGGTAACTGCGCCTGTAGGTACTACACTGCAAGAAGCAGAAGGCATTCTCCAGAAGCATAAAATCGAGAAACTTCCATTAGTAGATGAGTCCAACACACTGAAAGGTCTCATTACGATTAAAGATATCGAAAAAGCAATTCAATTCCCTAACGCAGCTAAAGATGCACAAGGACGTTTGCTGGTTGGAGCAGCGATCGGGATTTCCAAAGATACCTTTGAACGTGCAGATGCATTGGTTCAAGCCGGTGTGGACCTGATTACGGTAGACTCGGCACACGGACATCACATTAACATCATTGATGCGGTTCGTCAGCTGCGCGAGCGTTTCCCGAACCTGACAATTGTTGCAGGTAACGTTGCTACAGGCGATGCAACTCGTGAGTTGATCGAAGCAGGGGCATCAGTTGTCAAAGTCGGAATTGGTCCAGGTTCCATCTGTACAACTCGTGTAATTGCTGGTATTGGTGTTCCTCAAGTAACAGCAGTATACGATTGTGCCAATGTAGCACGTGAATATGGCGTACCAATCATTGCTGATGGTGGTATCAAGTACTCTGGTGAAATTACCAAGGCTCTTGCTGCAGGTGCTCATGCAGTTATGCTGGGAAGCTTGTTTGCAGGTACGGCAGAAAGCCCTGGAGAAACAGAAATCTTCCAAGGACGTAGCTACAAAGTTTACCGCGGCATGGGTTCAATGGCTGCAATGAAACAAGGAAGTAAAGATCGTTACTTCCAGGATGATGACAAGAAACTGGTTCCGGAAGGAATTGAGGGACGTGTTGCTTACAAAGGTCCATTGTCTGATACGATTCATCAGTTGATTGGTGGTCTGCGTTCAGGTATGGGTTACTGTGGTACAAGCAGTTTGGAACAGCTTCGCAACAACACTCAGTTTATTCGTATTACAGGTGCGGGACTTCGTGAAAGTCATCCGCATGATGTACAGATTACGAAAGAAGCTCCTAACTACTCGTTATAA
- a CDS encoding TetR/AcrR family transcriptional regulator: protein MPKIVDHDKQRLLVAEAAWRVIRRDGMEQASVRNIAVEAGISAGSMRHYFSTQSELLLYAMNLVSERVSNRITQMSFNSSPLENMKLLLLELLPSTDEKMAEMEVWYAFTAKSKSDPVLKEHADKVYNELRHAMATVITYLMELNLSRTDLDKELEIERLYALFDGLGIHAILRPDQMNTKIMEDILTMHLATLCRDAE from the coding sequence ATGCCTAAAATAGTTGATCATGATAAACAACGTCTGCTCGTAGCCGAAGCGGCTTGGCGTGTCATCCGAAGAGATGGCATGGAACAGGCCTCCGTACGAAATATTGCGGTAGAAGCAGGAATATCGGCCGGGTCTATGCGCCACTACTTTTCAACCCAATCGGAACTACTCCTATACGCAATGAATCTGGTATCCGAACGGGTATCGAATCGAATCACACAGATGTCCTTTAATTCATCTCCTTTGGAGAATATGAAGCTTCTGTTATTAGAACTCTTGCCAAGCACGGATGAAAAAATGGCCGAAATGGAGGTGTGGTACGCTTTTACAGCCAAGTCCAAAAGCGACCCTGTTCTCAAAGAGCATGCCGACAAAGTCTATAACGAGCTCCGACACGCGATGGCTACGGTTATCACCTACCTCATGGAGCTCAATCTCTCCCGTACAGACCTTGATAAGGAGCTGGAAATTGAACGGCTGTACGCACTGTTCGACGGTTTGGGAATTCATGCGATTCTTCGTCCTGACCAGATGAACACCAAGATCATGGAGGATATCCTTACTATGCATCTTGCAACGTTATGCCGGGATGCAGAATAA
- a CDS encoding TrkH family potassium uptake protein encodes MKFRLHIAKFLSPPLILVGGFMLIIMIGTILLMLPISNQSGEHLAFIDALFTSTSAACVTGLVVVDVGTTFNLFGQIVIMVLMQLGGLGFMTIATLFALVLGKRISLKDRLLLKEAINADSMEGIVRIIRKVLIFSFTIEGVAAVILALRWATEMPFWQAVYYGAFHSVSLFNNGGFDLFGNSFQYYTGDWLFNLTASVLVISGGLGFVVLNDLFEFRKRRRLSLQSKLVLSVSGALIGIGAIVLFVFEFTNGHTLAPLSWSEKIYASFFQSVSTRSSGTSTIDITQMRQATQFFFILLMFIGASPGSTGGGIKTTTFLIMIGAVYAMIRGNKDIVFFRQRVPKDLLMRALTIIMVSLIIFMVVVMLLLTTEDAPFLSLMFEAASAIGTVGLSVGVTHELTAWGKVIIAFTMFIGRIGPLTIAYALRPRKEKKLYRHPEGRIIIG; translated from the coding sequence ATGAAGTTTAGGCTTCACATTGCTAAATTCCTATCACCCCCATTGATTCTGGTTGGTGGTTTTATGCTTATTATCATGATCGGTACGATTCTGCTCATGCTACCTATCTCCAATCAAAGCGGTGAGCATTTGGCGTTTATTGATGCGCTGTTTACGTCTACCTCTGCCGCATGTGTAACCGGGTTGGTTGTAGTGGATGTAGGGACAACCTTCAACCTGTTTGGTCAAATTGTGATTATGGTGCTTATGCAGCTAGGTGGACTTGGCTTCATGACCATCGCAACGTTGTTTGCATTAGTATTAGGTAAGCGAATTTCGCTGAAGGACAGACTGCTGCTGAAAGAGGCGATCAACGCTGACAGTATGGAAGGCATTGTTCGCATTATCCGCAAAGTGCTGATTTTTTCGTTTACCATTGAAGGTGTGGCTGCCGTTATACTGGCACTCCGCTGGGCAACGGAGATGCCTTTTTGGCAGGCGGTATACTATGGTGCTTTTCACTCGGTATCATTATTTAATAATGGTGGTTTTGATCTGTTTGGCAACAGTTTTCAGTATTATACAGGCGACTGGTTGTTTAACCTGACAGCTTCCGTACTGGTTATATCGGGTGGACTTGGCTTTGTGGTGCTGAATGATTTGTTTGAGTTCCGCAAGCGTCGCCGCTTATCGTTGCAGTCCAAACTGGTATTGTCCGTCTCAGGTGCGCTGATTGGTATTGGTGCCATTGTACTTTTTGTATTTGAATTCACCAATGGGCACACTCTGGCGCCTCTCAGTTGGAGCGAAAAGATCTATGCCTCATTCTTCCAATCGGTCTCTACACGTTCGTCGGGTACGAGCACCATTGATATTACCCAGATGAGGCAGGCAACCCAGTTCTTCTTCATTCTGTTGATGTTTATTGGGGCTTCCCCGGGATCAACCGGGGGTGGGATCAAGACGACAACGTTCCTGATTATGATTGGAGCGGTGTATGCCATGATTCGTGGCAATAAAGATATTGTATTTTTCCGTCAGCGTGTTCCGAAAGATTTGCTGATGAGAGCATTGACGATTATTATGGTTTCCTTGATCATATTCATGGTTGTGGTAATGTTACTACTTACGACAGAGGACGCACCGTTCCTTTCACTCATGTTTGAGGCGGCCTCGGCAATTGGGACAGTAGGTTTGTCGGTGGGGGTAACGCATGAATTAACGGCATGGGGAAAAGTAATTATCGCCTTCACGATGTTTATCGGACGTATCGGGCCACTCACTATCGCATACGCACTTCGTCCGCGCAAAGAGAAGAAGCTGTATCGCCATCCGGAGGGCCGGATTATTATTGGATAA